A window from Bubalus kerabau isolate K-KA32 ecotype Philippines breed swamp buffalo chromosome 5, PCC_UOA_SB_1v2, whole genome shotgun sequence encodes these proteins:
- the GNB1 gene encoding guanine nucleotide-binding protein G(I)/G(S)/G(T) subunit beta-1, with amino-acid sequence MSELDQLRQEAEQLKNQIRDARKACADATLSQITNNIDPVGRIQMRTRRTLRGHLAKIYAMHWGTDSRLLVSASQDGKLIIWDSYTTNKVHAIPLRSSWVMTCAYAPSGNYVACGGLDNICSIYNLKTREGNVRVSRELAGHTGYLSCCRFLDDNQIVTSSGDTTCALWDIETGQQTTTFTGHTGDVMSLSLAPDTRLFVSGACDASAKLWDVREGMCRQTFTGHESDINAICFFPNGNAFATGSDDATCRLFDLRADQELMTYSHDNIICGITSVSFSKSGRLLLAGYDDFNCNVWDALKADRAGVLAGHDNRVSCLGVTDDGMAVATGSWDSFLKIWN; translated from the exons ATGAGTGAACTTGACCAGTTACGGCAGGAGGCCGAACAGCTTAAAAACCAAATTAGA GATGCTCGGAAGGCGTGTGCAGATGCGACTCTCTCTCAG atcaCAAACAACATCGACCCTGTGGGAAGAATCCAGATGCGCACCAGGAGGACGCTGAGGGGACACTTGGCCAAGATCTATGCCATGCACTGGGGCACCGACTCCAG GCTTCTAGTCAGTGCCTCGCAGGATGGTAAACTTATTATCTGGGACAGCTACACCACAAACAAG GTCCATGCCATCCCTCTGCGCTCCTCGTGGGTCATGACGTGCGCTTATGCCCCTTCTGGGAACTACGTGGCCTGCGGAGGCCTGGATAACATCTGCTCCATTTACAATCTGAAAACTCGTGAAGGGAATGTACGTGTGAGTCGTGAGCTGGCTGGACACACAG GTTACCTGTCCTGCTGCCGTTTTCTGGATGACAATCAGATCGTTACCAGCTCTGGAGACACCACCTG TGCCCTGTGGGACATCGAGACTGGCCAGCAGACGACCACATTCACTGGACACACCGGAGATGTCATGAGCCTTTCACTCGCTCCGGACACCAGACTGTTTGTCTCTGGTGCTTGTGACGCTTCAGCCAAACTCTGGGACGTGCGAGAAGGGATGTGCCGGCAAACCTTCACCGGCCACGAGTCCGATATCAATGCCATCTGT TTCTTCCCGAACGGCAACGCATTTGCCACTGGCTCAGACGACGCCACCTGCCGGCTGTTCGACCTCCGTGCAGACCAGGAGCTCATGACCTACTCCCATGACAACATCATCTGCGGGATCACCTCCGTCTCCTTCTCCAAGAGCGGGCGCCTCCTTCTCGCAGGGTACGACGACTTCAACTGCAACGTCTGGGATGCCCTCAAGGCCGACAGGGCAG GGGTCTTGGCCGGGCATGACAACCGCGTGAGCTGCCTGGGAGTAACTGATGACGGGATGGCCGTGGCGACGGGGTCCTGGGACAGCTTCCTCAAAATCTGGAACTAA